One Amblyomma americanum isolate KBUSLIRL-KWMA chromosome 8, ASM5285725v1, whole genome shotgun sequence DNA window includes the following coding sequences:
- the LOC144101320 gene encoding uncharacterized protein LOC144101320, with the protein MAHRSSEQDCRGEEGTAWKELPWRKLRLHPGLQQDLQGLSLGGDRSPSSTEDANTGRARNRTDSIGSSTLEQMKNLALHAQEERQRRSSLNIRRRAAVPLGLAWIALLVFAAFVFRSAFVRGIRGQDAHQDDGCTSRGCQEHLELLSRSLDPAVNPCVDPAAYVCKKVRWISQLGSDAYIDTMAGYYERGTAFLARQRKPARTQYFTSSNWLSKFA; encoded by the exons ATGGCTCATCGCAGTTCTGAGCAGGATTGTCGCGGAGAGGAGGGGACTGCGTGGAAGGAGCTCCCGTGGCGGAAGCTGCGGCTGCACCCCGGCCTGCAACAGGACCTGCAGGGTCTCAGCCTCGGGGGTGACCGCAGTCCGAGCAGCACCGAGGACGCCAACACCGGCCGCGCCCGCAATCGCACCGACTCCATCGGCAGCTCTACTCTCGAGCAAATGAAGAACCTG GCGTTGCACGCTCAAGAGGAGCGTCAGCGCCGCTCGTCCCTGAACATCCGCAGGCGCGCCGCGGTGCCCCTGGGGTTGGCGTGGATCGCTCTCCTCGTGTTCGCTGCATTTGTCTTCCGGTCGGCTTTTGTGCGCGGAATACGCGGCCAGGACGCCCACCAGGACGACGGCTGTACCTCCAG GGGGTGCCAAGAGCATTTGGAGCTGCTGTCCCGGAGCCTGGACCCGGCTGTGAACCCGTGCGTGGATCCGGCTGCCTACGTGTGCAAGAAGGTGCGGTGGATAAGCCAGCTCGGGTCGGACGCGTACATCGACACAATGGCGGGCTATTACGAGCGCGGCACTGCCTTCCTCGCCCGACAGCGGAAGCCCGCCC GAACGCAGTACTTCACGAGCTCAAACTGGCTCTCCAAGTTtgcgtga